A portion of the Microbacterium hominis genome contains these proteins:
- a CDS encoding DUF58 domain-containing protein, with protein MTAAETLAPTAASAQPSPGRQEVAVAAATAALARVRLIASVVRPAGWVLLAGVVVLWTCGQTLGWIELTIAATVIAAALALCALFLLGRTAYDVGLDLNRQHVVVGERAVGALTLANRSARAILPSRVVLPVGAGRGEFAVGRLAPEASVEELFAIPTTRRAVLAVGPVSVVRGDPLGLFERVHRRDEPVDLYVHPRTVGFEGQSLGFFRDLEGLAARDLSRDDVSFHALREYQPGDDLRHVHWKSTARTGDVMVRQYEETRRSHFVIGLSRHPGDYRTDDEFELAISAAGSLGLRAVRDSRQVDLQVQGRSLVAETGKRLLDALSALEPARAGGGILDLAVTVAASTPQASVVVLLCGSKVEAATLRAACARLPYGARVLAIVAAEGAAPGLRRIGEADVVTIGALDDLPSALRRVLA; from the coding sequence ATGACCGCCGCTGAGACGCTCGCCCCGACGGCTGCCTCCGCGCAGCCGTCGCCGGGCCGGCAGGAGGTCGCGGTCGCCGCGGCGACCGCCGCGCTCGCGCGCGTGCGCCTCATCGCGTCGGTCGTCCGTCCTGCCGGCTGGGTGCTGCTGGCGGGCGTCGTCGTGCTCTGGACCTGCGGGCAGACGCTCGGCTGGATCGAGCTCACGATCGCGGCGACCGTCATCGCCGCCGCCCTCGCGCTGTGCGCGCTGTTCCTCCTCGGCCGCACCGCCTACGACGTGGGGCTCGATCTCAATCGCCAGCACGTCGTGGTCGGCGAGCGGGCCGTCGGCGCGCTCACGCTCGCGAACAGATCGGCGCGCGCGATCCTGCCCTCCCGCGTCGTGCTGCCGGTCGGCGCCGGACGCGGCGAGTTCGCGGTGGGGCGGCTCGCGCCCGAAGCCTCGGTCGAGGAGCTGTTCGCGATCCCCACCACCCGCCGCGCCGTGCTCGCCGTGGGTCCGGTCAGCGTCGTGCGCGGCGATCCGCTCGGGCTGTTCGAGCGCGTGCATCGCCGCGACGAGCCGGTCGACCTGTACGTCCACCCGCGCACCGTGGGCTTCGAAGGCCAGTCGCTCGGCTTCTTCCGCGATCTCGAGGGTCTGGCCGCACGCGACCTGTCCCGCGACGACGTCTCGTTCCACGCCCTGCGCGAATACCAGCCCGGCGACGATCTGCGCCACGTGCATTGGAAGTCGACCGCGCGCACGGGCGATGTCATGGTGCGCCAGTACGAGGAGACCCGCCGCTCGCATTTCGTGATCGGCCTGTCGCGGCATCCCGGCGACTACCGCACCGACGACGAGTTCGAGCTCGCGATCTCGGCGGCGGGGTCGCTGGGTCTGCGCGCGGTGCGCGACTCGCGCCAGGTCGACCTGCAGGTGCAGGGGCGCTCGCTCGTGGCCGAGACCGGCAAGCGGCTGCTCGACGCCCTCTCCGCTCTCGAGCCGGCTCGCGCCGGAGGCGGCATCCTCGATCTGGCCGTCACGGTGGCCGCGTCCACCCCGCAGGCGAGCGTGGTCGTGCTGCTGTGCGGTTCGAAGGTCGAGGCGGCCACGCTCCGGGCCGCGTGCGCGCGCCTCCCGTATGGCGCGCGCGTGCTCGCCATCGTCGCCGCCGAGGGGGCGGCGCCGGGACTGCGCCGCATCGGCGAGGCAGACGTGGTCACGATCGGCGCGCTCGACGACCTGCCCTCGGCGCTGCGGCGGGTGCTCGCATGA